A section of the Spirosoma pollinicola genome encodes:
- a CDS encoding class I SAM-dependent methyltransferase, whose translation MSQAKQTAEKVEYNGADNLAMMSHAINYNGGLFKWVSSNVRPGQEAILDFGAGNGEYANRFPIGSVDAAEIDPELLPLIKQPVYTDISTLTKKYDLIYTINVLEHIEHHGEIVKELFTKLKPGGRIKVFVPARQEIFSNMDEHVGHYRRYDKKLVRQILEEAGLHVTDCRYYDFAGYFISLIYKWLGKDGRITKDSVIFYDRIIFPVSRVFDKLTGGQVIGKNVIAEAVRPK comes from the coding sequence ATGAGTCAGGCTAAACAAACGGCAGAAAAGGTAGAATACAACGGGGCTGATAACCTGGCCATGATGAGCCATGCCATTAATTATAATGGTGGTCTCTTTAAGTGGGTGTCGAGCAATGTTCGCCCCGGCCAGGAAGCTATATTGGATTTCGGCGCCGGTAACGGCGAGTATGCCAACCGTTTCCCGATAGGCAGTGTTGATGCAGCTGAGATTGACCCGGAGCTTTTACCCTTAATCAAGCAACCCGTTTATACGGACATCAGCACCCTGACAAAAAAATACGATTTGATTTATACGATCAACGTACTGGAGCACATTGAACACCACGGTGAAATTGTAAAAGAACTATTTACAAAGCTAAAGCCAGGTGGCCGGATTAAAGTGTTCGTTCCTGCCCGGCAGGAAATTTTCAGTAATATGGATGAACACGTGGGCCACTATCGGCGCTACGACAAAAAACTGGTTCGTCAAATTCTTGAAGAAGCCGGACTACATGTTACGGATTGCCGGTATTATGACTTCGCCGGATACTTTATTTCACTTATTTACAAATGGCTTGGTAAAGATGGTCGAATCACAAAAGACTCTGTGATCTTTTATGACCGTATCATTTTTCCAGTAAGCCGAGTGTTCGATAAACTAACAGGTGGACAGGTTATTGGGAAAAATGTCATTGCCGAAGCCGTACGACCTAAATAA
- the leuB gene encoding 3-isopropylmalate dehydrogenase produces MKKHIVVIAGDGIGQEVTAVGKQVLEAIAKKYNHEFTYDTALIGHEAIEATGNPIPDETVTKSKASDAILFGAVGHPKYDNDPSAKVRPEQGLLGIRKALGLYANLRPIKLFDELLSASSIKPEILKGADILFFRELTGDVYFGERGRKDDGNTAYDTMIYSRYEVERIVIKAFDAAMTRRKKLCSVDKANVLESSRLWREVVQEIAPRYPEVEVEHQFVDAAAMLLIKDPKRFDVVVTGNLFGDILTDEASQIAGSMGMLASASIGDTTGLYEPIHGSAHDITGKGVANPLASILSVALMLDISFGMKAEAEAVVNAVDSVLKAGFRTRDIADASTPSDKLLGTKDMGDQVLQHLAA; encoded by the coding sequence ATGAAAAAACACATTGTAGTTATTGCCGGTGATGGTATCGGTCAGGAAGTAACAGCGGTTGGCAAACAGGTGCTGGAAGCCATTGCAAAAAAATACAATCACGAGTTCACCTACGACACCGCGCTGATTGGTCACGAGGCTATTGAAGCAACCGGCAACCCCATCCCCGACGAAACTGTTACCAAATCTAAAGCGTCTGACGCTATTCTGTTCGGCGCTGTTGGGCACCCAAAATACGATAATGACCCTTCGGCTAAAGTTCGGCCTGAGCAGGGATTGTTGGGTATTCGCAAAGCATTGGGTTTATACGCTAACCTACGTCCCATTAAACTCTTTGATGAACTGCTGAGTGCTTCAAGTATCAAACCTGAGATTCTGAAGGGAGCTGATATTCTGTTTTTCCGCGAACTAACCGGTGATGTTTATTTTGGCGAAAGAGGTCGTAAAGACGACGGGAACACAGCTTATGACACAATGATCTACAGCCGTTATGAAGTGGAACGGATTGTGATCAAAGCGTTTGATGCCGCTATGACCCGGCGCAAAAAATTATGTTCAGTCGATAAAGCCAACGTGCTGGAATCGTCGCGTTTATGGCGTGAAGTGGTACAGGAAATTGCGCCACGTTATCCGGAGGTAGAAGTAGAACATCAGTTTGTCGATGCCGCAGCTATGCTACTCATCAAAGATCCCAAGCGTTTCGACGTGGTAGTAACGGGCAATCTTTTTGGTGATATTTTGACAGACGAAGCGAGTCAAATTGCCGGTTCTATGGGTATGCTTGCATCTGCTTCAATTGGCGATACAACTGGGCTTTATGAGCCTATTCATGGTTCAGCTCATGATATTACAGGCAAAGGAGTTGCTAACCCACTGGCATCAATTTTATCGGTAGCCCTGATGTTAGATATCTCGTTCGGTATGAAAGCAGAAGCCGAAGCGGTCGTTAACGCGGTTGACTCTGTCCTCAAAGCAGGTTTCCGTACCCGCGATATTGCTGATGCATCTACTCCATCCGATAAACTTTTGGGTACCAAAGACATGGGTGACCAAGTTTTACAGCATTTGGCCGCTTAA
- a CDS encoding 2-isopropylmalate synthase, producing the protein MSQRVYIFDTTLRDGEQVPGCQLTTEEKIVVAKELERMGVDVIEAGFPISSPGDFRSVVEISKAVLEPTICALSRAVKGDIDAAGEALKWAKRGRIHTGIGSSDIHIRNKFSSTREKILEQAIAAVKHAKTYVEDVEFYAEDAGRADLVFLAQLTEAVIKAGATVVNIPDTTGYCLPDEYGRKIAYIYEHVSNVHQATISIHCHNDLGLATANTLAGVMNGARQVEVTMNGIGERAGNTSLEEVVMALKVKKELGFHTNIDATRLFPVSNLVSQMMRMPVQANKAIVGRNAFAHSSGIHQDGFLKHSENYEIMNPHDVGVPKSSIVLTARSGRHALKHRLELLGFRYDKPTLDGIYNRFLDMADIRKEVNDKDLMELVR; encoded by the coding sequence ATGAGCCAGCGAGTTTACATTTTTGATACTACTCTGCGCGACGGAGAACAAGTGCCGGGCTGCCAGTTAACCACTGAGGAGAAAATTGTAGTAGCGAAAGAACTGGAGCGCATGGGCGTTGATGTTATTGAAGCAGGTTTCCCGATTTCAAGCCCTGGAGATTTTCGCTCAGTCGTTGAGATATCAAAAGCAGTGCTTGAGCCTACTATTTGTGCCCTTAGTCGTGCCGTGAAAGGCGATATAGATGCCGCTGGTGAAGCGCTTAAATGGGCGAAACGCGGGCGTATTCACACCGGAATTGGCTCATCGGATATTCACATCCGGAATAAATTCTCCAGTACACGGGAGAAAATTCTGGAACAGGCTATAGCGGCTGTCAAACATGCTAAAACGTATGTAGAAGATGTTGAGTTTTATGCCGAAGATGCTGGCCGTGCTGATTTGGTTTTTCTGGCTCAATTAACGGAAGCCGTTATTAAAGCGGGTGCCACAGTCGTAAATATTCCGGATACAACTGGTTATTGCCTGCCCGACGAGTACGGGCGTAAAATAGCCTATATCTATGAGCATGTCTCTAATGTTCATCAGGCTACTATATCAATCCATTGCCATAACGATTTGGGCTTAGCTACGGCAAACACGCTGGCGGGCGTTATGAACGGCGCACGGCAGGTTGAAGTGACCATGAATGGCATTGGCGAACGAGCCGGGAATACATCGCTAGAAGAGGTGGTTATGGCGTTAAAAGTTAAAAAAGAGTTAGGCTTTCATACTAATATTGATGCAACGCGACTCTTTCCGGTTAGCAATCTGGTTTCGCAGATGATGCGAATGCCTGTACAGGCCAACAAAGCTATTGTAGGCCGCAATGCTTTCGCCCATTCATCAGGCATTCATCAGGATGGCTTTTTGAAGCACTCCGAGAACTACGAAATCATGAATCCTCATGATGTGGGTGTTCCTAAATCATCTATCGTTCTTACAGCACGCAGTGGTCGACATGCGTTAAAACATCGGCTTGAACTGCTCGGTTTCCGCTACGATAAGCCAACACTTGATGGTATCTACAATCGTTTCCTGGATATGGCAGATATCAGAAAAGAAGTAAATGATAAAGATTTAATGGAGTTAGTACGTTAA
- a CDS encoding transposase, with protein MAKWHEKVRQAGFKTFNTVARSIQNHYETILNYFDNRSTNASAESFNAKIKAFRSQFRGVRNIEFFLYRLTQLYA; from the coding sequence TTGGCCAAATGGCATGAAAAAGTACGCCAAGCGGGATTCAAAACTTTCAACACCGTGGCCCGTTCTATCCAAAATCATTATGAAACGATTCTCAACTACTTTGACAACCGCAGTACCAACGCTTCAGCCGAGTCGTTCAATGCGAAGATCAAAGCATTTCGAAGTCAATTCCGCGGGGTGCGAAACATCGAATTCTTTCTGTACCGCCTAACTCAGTTATATGCTTAA
- the traM gene encoding conjugative transposon protein TraM → MSTNQTTPEPDRFDGSRIKQLMQDKRFVTILTGAGVCLILIIYYFLNHTKSKEEDAVKPTMSLNSDLPNAGDSTGLPSQSKLELATNAHPLSMPDQMPMERGLNANVPATLHPDQSRRGGEADSYIYGNDVPDEIYEKPESPTPPRTKKRNQKAGTRAGQEELADDDDVNEVDPTKTKAEIEKQKQLLALLQEYKADKIKRQADLQGRALKPETVPISTVSSLNGAAGKNNFYGLQSDMRKQQMDAKEDSLSVTVKAMVFSDQTIISGGRITLRLLESITLRGRMIPEGTRLYGVANFGGQRVNIAINQVQVEGRILPMKLTVFDMDGLSGIYVPNVVGVQQGRQAVSQAGQGFNVSAPVYSANVPAMAAASAVQAGLQGGRSFLSRKVAVQKATLKNNYYVLLK, encoded by the coding sequence ATGAGCACCAATCAAACCACGCCGGAGCCGGATCGCTTCGACGGAAGTAGAATCAAGCAGCTGATGCAGGATAAACGATTCGTTACCATCCTGACGGGTGCTGGGGTCTGCTTAATCCTGATTATTTACTACTTTCTCAACCACACCAAATCTAAGGAGGAGGACGCGGTAAAACCAACCATGAGCTTAAATTCGGATTTACCGAACGCTGGCGACTCAACGGGCCTACCTTCCCAGTCAAAACTTGAACTGGCTACGAATGCCCATCCGTTATCGATGCCCGATCAGATGCCGATGGAACGGGGCCTGAATGCAAACGTTCCGGCTACCCTTCATCCAGATCAATCTCGACGTGGTGGTGAAGCAGATTCGTACATCTATGGAAATGACGTCCCAGATGAAATCTATGAAAAACCAGAATCCCCCACGCCCCCGCGCACAAAAAAACGGAATCAGAAAGCGGGGACTAGGGCTGGGCAAGAGGAGCTGGCTGATGATGATGATGTCAATGAGGTCGATCCGACCAAGACAAAGGCAGAAATTGAAAAACAGAAACAATTGCTGGCGCTGCTTCAGGAGTATAAAGCTGATAAGATCAAGCGCCAAGCTGATCTGCAAGGTAGAGCACTCAAGCCTGAAACGGTTCCGATCTCCACGGTTTCTTCGCTAAACGGAGCTGCGGGTAAGAATAATTTTTATGGGCTCCAGTCCGACATGCGCAAACAGCAGATGGATGCAAAGGAAGACTCGCTCTCGGTAACGGTTAAAGCAATGGTGTTTTCAGATCAAACGATTATATCGGGAGGTCGTATAACGCTACGATTGCTCGAATCGATTACCCTTCGGGGCCGGATGATTCCGGAAGGTACCCGCCTGTACGGGGTTGCCAATTTTGGTGGCCAGCGAGTTAACATTGCCATTAACCAGGTACAAGTCGAAGGACGCATTCTGCCGATGAAATTAACGGTCTTTGATATGGATGGGTTATCGGGCATCTACGTCCCAAACGTTGTCGGCGTTCAACAAGGGCGTCAAGCAGTTTCCCAGGCGGGTCAGGGCTTTAATGTGAGTGCCCCCGTCTATTCGGCAAATGTGCCGGCAATGGCAGCGGCCTCCGCCGTTCAGGCTGGGCTTCAGGGAGGACGAAGCTTCCTCTCCCGTAAAGTGGCCGTTCAAAAGGCTACGCTGAAAAATAATTATTATGTCCTTTTAAAATAA
- the traK gene encoding conjugative transposon protein TraK — translation MNANFNFRYLRNIESSFQLVRILVFVIVLGCIGVASWVAYLSYKTTRESREKIYVLDNGGKSIMLALAQEQNTNRPAEAKDHVKTFLKLFFNQEPDEKAIDANMKQAAYLGDESITRHYLDLREKGFYTKLLQGNTIQKVMIDSVSLDMNKSPYYCTINARIMLVRATNITMRKLIADCYLIDATRTDNNPHGFVIERFRVTDNSDIETINRDHYEGHRP, via the coding sequence ATGAATGCTAATTTCAATTTTCGCTATTTGCGAAATATCGAATCGTCGTTTCAATTAGTCAGGATTTTAGTCTTTGTCATCGTCCTGGGCTGTATTGGGGTAGCTTCCTGGGTGGCCTACCTCTCGTACAAAACAACTCGGGAATCACGGGAGAAAATATACGTGCTCGACAATGGAGGTAAGTCGATCATGCTGGCGCTGGCTCAGGAACAGAACACAAATCGCCCAGCCGAGGCAAAAGACCATGTCAAGACGTTTTTGAAGCTTTTTTTCAACCAGGAACCCGATGAGAAAGCCATTGACGCCAATATGAAACAGGCGGCTTACCTGGGGGATGAATCCATTACCCGGCATTATCTTGATTTGCGGGAAAAAGGCTTTTATACCAAGCTTTTACAAGGAAATACCATTCAGAAAGTGATGATTGATTCAGTCAGTTTGGACATGAATAAATCGCCCTATTACTGTACGATTAATGCCCGTATTATGCTGGTTCGCGCGACGAATATCACGATGCGTAAATTAATTGCCGATTGCTACCTCATCGACGCTACCCGAACGGATAATAACCCGCACGGCTTTGTCATTGAGCGGTTCCGGGTTACAGATAATTCGGACATAGAAACCATCAATCGGGATCATTACGAAGGGCATCGTCCTTAA
- a CDS encoding zinc-binding metallopeptidase family protein gives MKKNHKIIGLLVCVLVTIAGQPIAWGQTDSSGSAPDYSQYMPIVDVPLIGKPTVTFPGQAPIKVSKDDLGDVIGNYVENLSNQLSPDNVLSSIGSDLTGYFASMKDELSDEVSGLIGEAEDQIMSGISDKIAQLASTIADVGTTPAGEVERLKKMVAEGYTSQQKITYQTLKVDYAWKKSHTTLSPEFCSYYKELNIKGLFDAVKFHVRELDKILSSPVFTDKERQGYQSLIKSVGATNDLASSVNIVCNLGSSGQGVTVSWMAQGERMDVLDQAATAIKKRLEDVGSLRDELRRIYVYRIAKQQANEFKQGSFQKKSGLNHVDTN, from the coding sequence ATGAAAAAAAATCACAAAATCATAGGGCTGCTTGTGTGCGTACTTGTAACAATAGCGGGTCAACCAATAGCTTGGGGACAAACGGATTCTTCGGGTTCTGCGCCTGACTATAGCCAGTACATGCCCATTGTTGACGTGCCGTTAATTGGAAAACCTACGGTAACCTTTCCGGGCCAAGCACCTATCAAAGTGAGTAAAGACGACTTAGGCGATGTGATTGGCAACTACGTTGAAAATTTATCGAATCAGCTCTCCCCGGATAATGTCTTAAGTAGTATTGGCAGTGATCTGACGGGTTATTTTGCTAGCATGAAGGATGAGCTATCGGACGAAGTATCGGGTCTGATTGGTGAAGCGGAAGATCAGATCATGTCGGGCATTAGTGATAAAATTGCGCAATTAGCCTCCACGATTGCCGATGTTGGAACGACACCGGCGGGTGAAGTCGAGCGGTTAAAAAAGATGGTAGCGGAGGGCTACACCAGCCAACAAAAAATTACGTATCAAACCCTGAAGGTGGACTATGCCTGGAAAAAATCCCATACGACCTTATCGCCGGAGTTCTGTTCCTATTACAAGGAATTGAATATAAAGGGGCTGTTTGATGCGGTGAAATTTCACGTACGGGAGCTGGACAAAATACTTTCCTCACCTGTCTTCACAGATAAAGAGCGTCAGGGCTATCAATCCCTGATTAAAAGCGTTGGCGCAACCAATGATTTAGCCTCTTCGGTCAATATCGTCTGTAACCTAGGCAGTTCTGGACAGGGTGTTACGGTTTCCTGGATGGCGCAAGGGGAACGCATGGATGTCTTGGATCAGGCGGCTACGGCGATCAAAAAACGACTTGAGGATGTTGGGAGCCTTCGGGACGAACTTCGGAGAATCTATGTCTATCGAATAGCCAAGCAGCAGGCCAACGAGTTCAAACAGGGTAGTTTTCAAAAAAAATCGGGGCTGAATCATGTTGATACAAACTAA
- a CDS encoding TraG family conjugative transposon ATPase translates to MKYSVKELAKIFPLGAVEENCIFTKWGDLTLAFEITLPEIFTLNARVEEGVEMGDYRELVETWSKAIGVLPAGTILHKQDWFVEETYKPNTKELPESYLDRSAELHFNERPYLHHKCYVYLTFSQGERTRTNAGLTSLVKAHIVPKRALSKGEIDKFMVAVLQLKSILESNRLITCRRLGNDELQPDKNAPVDKAGLIERYMTLSLNDEVVPLADFDFTSEDELRIGNKYSKFFTISQVDDMPDSISTNVRIGALSTENSTLSVGYSTPIGLMLDCNHIYNQYVFIDDKTLITAELEKKAGNMVALSNFDRANKVNADLVNGFLTLAAEKSWTPVRIHANVQVWTDDKLRLPELRNKTTAAIAKMNLKPRENTRDAAFLFFAGIPGNAADLPREDTFTQFAPQAACLFNHETNYYTSESARNSIRVVDRLSGRPLWVDFSDEPMDRTWINNKNKFIIGPSGSGKSFLTNHFLRSYHTHSAHIVIVDVGDSYRGLCGMLGGKYITYTMEEPIHFNPFFLEGRAFPETEKMESLKNLLLTLWKSIEEKTSRAEYNALSSAVKGYFLKLQVDESIFPCFDTFYEFMQQDFNEYLKREGVRDDYFDYNNFMFNLKPYYKGGEFDFLLNSKKNLDLLHERFVVFELDNVKDHPILYPIVAIIVMDTFISKMRKLKGIKKIILIEEAWKAIMTPNMAGYIKYLYKTVRKFDGEAWIVTQEVDDIIGSSIVKDSIINNADTKILMDQRKYENKFNAVKELLGLTNKEKDLILSMNRDNDPNRMYKEFFVSWGGQRYRVYGLEVSRPEYYAFTTKESEKLRVMKKVASNGGNFDIALKEVVAEDLDLKSV, encoded by the coding sequence ATGAAATACTCGGTTAAAGAATTAGCAAAAATCTTTCCTCTTGGGGCAGTTGAAGAAAACTGTATTTTCACAAAATGGGGTGATTTGACCCTTGCCTTCGAGATTACCTTACCGGAAATTTTCACCCTCAATGCCCGTGTCGAAGAGGGTGTTGAAATGGGAGATTACCGGGAGTTGGTTGAAACGTGGAGTAAGGCCATTGGCGTTTTACCGGCGGGTACGATTCTTCATAAGCAAGACTGGTTTGTAGAAGAGACATATAAACCAAACACAAAGGAACTTCCCGAAAGCTATTTAGATCGATCTGCCGAATTGCATTTTAATGAGCGCCCGTATCTGCATCACAAATGTTATGTCTACCTAACGTTTTCCCAGGGGGAAAGAACCCGTACCAACGCGGGGCTAACCTCGCTGGTCAAAGCGCATATAGTGCCGAAACGGGCGCTTAGCAAAGGGGAGATTGACAAGTTTATGGTGGCTGTACTTCAGTTAAAATCAATACTGGAATCAAATCGGCTAATCACCTGTCGTCGCCTTGGTAATGATGAATTACAACCGGACAAGAACGCCCCGGTTGATAAAGCGGGTTTGATCGAACGCTACATGACCCTATCCCTGAACGATGAGGTTGTGCCACTCGCCGATTTTGATTTCACCTCCGAGGATGAGTTGCGTATTGGCAACAAATACTCAAAGTTTTTTACTATTTCTCAGGTCGATGACATGCCGGACTCGATTAGTACCAATGTTCGGATTGGCGCTCTATCGACTGAAAATTCAACGTTGTCAGTTGGGTATTCCACGCCAATTGGACTCATGCTGGATTGCAATCATATTTATAATCAATATGTATTTATCGACGATAAAACTCTGATAACAGCCGAGTTAGAGAAGAAAGCGGGCAATATGGTGGCTTTATCCAATTTTGACCGGGCCAATAAAGTTAACGCGGACTTAGTTAACGGCTTTCTTACACTGGCCGCTGAAAAGTCCTGGACACCGGTTCGCATTCATGCCAACGTACAGGTCTGGACAGATGACAAACTTCGCTTGCCTGAACTACGGAATAAAACGACAGCGGCCATTGCCAAGATGAATCTAAAGCCGAGGGAAAATACGCGGGATGCGGCCTTTCTGTTTTTTGCGGGTATTCCCGGCAACGCGGCCGATTTACCGCGCGAAGACACCTTTACCCAGTTTGCTCCCCAGGCGGCTTGTTTATTTAATCATGAAACGAACTACTATACCTCGGAATCGGCCCGGAATAGTATACGCGTGGTTGATCGGCTTTCGGGACGACCCCTGTGGGTTGATTTTTCCGATGAGCCAATGGACAGGACTTGGATCAACAACAAAAACAAGTTTATCATTGGTCCCAGTGGATCGGGGAAAAGCTTTCTAACCAACCATTTTTTACGCAGCTATCATACACATAGCGCGCATATTGTCATCGTGGATGTGGGGGATTCCTACCGGGGTTTGTGTGGTATGCTGGGGGGAAAATACATCACCTATACGATGGAAGAACCTATCCATTTTAATCCATTTTTCCTAGAGGGACGGGCTTTCCCTGAGACCGAAAAAATGGAATCGCTTAAAAACCTATTATTAACGCTCTGGAAATCGATCGAGGAAAAAACCAGCCGTGCCGAATACAATGCATTATCCTCAGCCGTAAAAGGGTACTTCCTAAAGCTTCAGGTCGATGAGTCCATATTTCCCTGCTTCGATACCTTCTACGAATTTATGCAACAGGATTTTAACGAATATCTGAAGCGGGAAGGGGTACGGGATGATTACTTCGATTACAACAATTTCATGTTTAACCTTAAGCCCTACTATAAGGGGGGTGAATTTGATTTTCTGTTGAATTCAAAGAAAAATCTGGACCTGTTACACGAACGCTTTGTGGTGTTTGAACTGGACAATGTAAAGGATCACCCCATTCTTTATCCAATTGTGGCCATCATCGTTATGGATACGTTCATTTCAAAGATGCGGAAACTGAAAGGGATCAAGAAGATCATTTTGATTGAGGAAGCTTGGAAAGCCATCATGACGCCGAATATGGCGGGTTACATCAAGTACCTGTATAAAACCGTGCGGAAGTTTGATGGGGAAGCCTGGATTGTCACCCAGGAAGTCGATGACATCATTGGTAGTTCAATTGTCAAAGATTCAATTATCAACAATGCGGACACGAAGATCCTGATGGATCAGCGGAAGTATGAAAACAAATTCAATGCCGTCAAGGAACTATTGGGCTTAACCAATAAGGAGAAGGATTTGATACTTTCCATGAACCGGGATAATGATCCGAATCGCATGTATAAAGAATTCTTTGTCAGCTGGGGCGGGCAACGATACCGGGTATATGGCCTCGAAGTTTCACGTCCCGAATATTACGCCTTTACAACCAAAGAGAGTGAAAAACTCAGGGTGATGAAAAAGGTGGCCAGTAACGGTGGCAACTTTGATATAGCGCTTAAAGAAGTCGTAGCGGAGGATTTAGACCTCAAATCAGTATGA
- a CDS encoding DUF4133 domain-containing protein: protein MGYPINKGADRPPQVRGVIGMDYLGQLIKWIIFIIVTGGVSAVFVPLPGWMIFAACGVGIYVVYMRLVRRSAKSGAGGYARQQARKKLPGIVTVRQDSVYRNLRK, encoded by the coding sequence ATGGGTTACCCGATTAACAAAGGGGCTGACCGCCCTCCCCAGGTCAGAGGGGTTATAGGCATGGATTACCTAGGCCAGCTGATCAAATGGATTATTTTCATAATTGTAACGGGGGGGGTGTCAGCCGTCTTTGTACCCCTACCAGGCTGGATGATTTTTGCCGCCTGTGGCGTAGGGATATATGTGGTTTATATGAGACTGGTTAGACGATCCGCAAAATCGGGGGCAGGCGGGTATGCCCGTCAGCAAGCACGCAAAAAACTACCTGGCATCGTAACGGTTCGGCAAGATTCAGTTTATCGGAATCTGCGCAAGTAA
- a CDS encoding DUF4134 family protein has translation MKNVKTIYFSALSLVLGFLLSTGSVFAQGLQSGAIAKGVDKATSELQDVGKSVGDLMLPLCLIMGFVGGIQCASKFFNNDPDFKKSVINWGAAIVFAGVVGLVLTSAFGK, from the coding sequence ATGAAAAATGTTAAAACCATTTATTTTTCTGCCCTTTCCTTAGTGTTGGGATTCCTTCTGTCAACAGGGTCAGTCTTTGCCCAGGGACTTCAATCCGGAGCGATTGCAAAAGGGGTTGATAAAGCAACGTCCGAGCTACAGGATGTGGGAAAAAGCGTTGGGGATTTGATGCTTCCTCTTTGCCTGATTATGGGGTTCGTAGGCGGCATTCAATGCGCCAGTAAATTTTTCAATAACGATCCCGATTTCAAAAAGTCAGTGATCAACTGGGGTGCAGCTATTGTTTTTGCGGGGGTTGTAGGCTTGGTGTTAACCTCTGCTTTTGGCAAATAA
- a CDS encoding DUF3408 domain-containing protein, translating to MAKSNKTPVQTINPPSGGMMAWLQQNDPVASVPSSDGEALKEETAPERVENSNPETPAESSNQVTSTSESEDTPSREVAQKESEVIIKGNEITPATNAAENTSAVSIPRKPKSKVVGEGAKSSSYLETFFKKPVKEDGTSLASDGKPVRITEESHYLLSVLVSEARRQGYKLNVGDLIDNLLTHHRSEHKSEVDELIAKWKARKRFE from the coding sequence ATGGCCAAGAGTAACAAAACCCCCGTCCAGACTATAAATCCACCCAGTGGTGGAATGATGGCGTGGTTACAGCAAAACGATCCGGTTGCCAGTGTGCCATCATCCGATGGCGAAGCACTTAAAGAAGAAACAGCCCCGGAACGGGTTGAGAATTCTAACCCGGAAACGCCCGCTGAATCCAGCAACCAGGTAACCTCAACTTCTGAATCAGAAGATACGCCCAGCCGGGAAGTAGCTCAAAAGGAATCAGAAGTAATTATAAAAGGGAATGAGATTACACCGGCCACTAACGCTGCTGAAAATACGTCTGCGGTTTCAATACCCCGCAAACCTAAAAGTAAGGTAGTAGGGGAGGGTGCAAAGTCCAGTTCATATCTGGAAACGTTCTTTAAAAAGCCGGTAAAAGAAGATGGTACTAGTTTAGCCAGTGATGGTAAACCGGTGCGTATTACGGAAGAATCTCATTATTTACTTTCTGTCCTGGTCAGTGAGGCCCGGCGGCAAGGGTATAAACTGAACGTAGGTGATTTAATCGACAATTTGTTAACCCATCACCGGTCAGAACACAAAAGTGAGGTTGATGAGTTAATTGCTAAATGGAAAGCCCGTAAACGTTTCGAATAA
- a CDS encoding ParA family protein: protein MAKFISFCSQKGGVGKTSITTHVATYFYQVERVPVAIFDCDFPQHSLQSIRTSEIARLKSDEGFFRKAEKLGQMPYPIYADSVANALPKLDAYAIKNELVLVDLPGTLNVEGMPAMIQRLDAAVLLLEADPLSFESTMHTVLAMAKFSNKNGGMVPTYLLWNKFDSRERKDRYSGLEQAALNYLDGLNASRKTPMNVHFMEHRIPDTVAIKDTRSTLFPNAVIKPLIQELNKLFASNSPTV from the coding sequence ATGGCAAAGTTCATCTCGTTTTGTTCCCAGAAAGGTGGGGTTGGCAAGACCAGCATTACAACTCACGTCGCTACGTACTTTTATCAGGTCGAGCGTGTACCTGTCGCTATTTTCGATTGTGACTTTCCTCAACACAGCTTACAATCGATTCGTACATCTGAAATTGCACGGTTGAAATCAGATGAGGGCTTTTTTAGAAAGGCCGAAAAATTAGGGCAGATGCCTTATCCCATCTATGCTGATTCAGTGGCTAATGCCCTACCCAAGCTGGATGCATATGCCATTAAGAATGAACTTGTGCTGGTTGATTTACCAGGTACCCTGAACGTTGAGGGAATGCCTGCCATGATTCAACGGTTGGATGCTGCAGTACTACTCTTGGAGGCTGATCCTCTGTCGTTTGAATCGACCATGCACACAGTGCTGGCAATGGCGAAGTTTTCCAATAAAAACGGTGGGATGGTTCCAACCTATTTGCTTTGGAACAAGTTTGACAGCCGCGAACGGAAGGACCGATATTCCGGCTTGGAGCAAGCAGCCCTTAACTATTTAGATGGCTTAAACGCTTCGCGTAAAACGCCAATGAATGTGCATTTTATGGAGCATCGTATTCCTGACACAGTTGCTATTAAGGACACACGATCAACCCTGTTCCCTAATGCAGTCATTAAACCTTTAATTCAGGAATTGAATAAATTATTTGCTTCTAATTCACCTACTGTATAA